One Ricinus communis isolate WT05 ecotype wild-type chromosome 1, ASM1957865v1, whole genome shotgun sequence DNA window includes the following coding sequences:
- the LOC8261695 gene encoding 4-hydroxy-tetrahydrodipicolinate reductase 1, chloroplastic, with the protein MSLLLNHPSSLFHRNALNPNPTTPSLNNNHQIMAVSRVIIKPQSFTLSNNTNGKRRTSTFMQRRSFSMGVVSMSTNSFDIPIMVNGCSGKMGKAVIKAADSAGLQILPVSFGSPEESGITVQVCGKDIKIYGPSEREGVLASICNEHPNLIVVDYTVPAAVNGNADLYCKVGVPFVMGTTGGDRDLLYKTVEDSKIYAVISPQMGKQVVAFLAAMEIMAEQFPGAFSGYSLQVLESHQAGKLDISGTAKAVISCFQKLGVSFDMDKVQMIRDPRQQIEMVGVPEEHLAGHAFHMYHLTSPDETVSFEFQHNVCGRSIYAEGTVDAVIFLAKKIQSRADKRIYSMIDVLREGNMR; encoded by the exons ATGAGTCTCTTGCTTAATCACCCTTCTTCCCTGTTTCATCGCAATGCTCTAAACCCTAACCCAACAACACCCTCTCTCAACAACAACCATCAG ATAATGGCAGTGTCTCGTGTTATTATTAAGCCACAGAGCTTTACCTTGTCTAATAATACTAACGGGAAGCGCAGAACTAGTACATTTATGCAGAGACGGAGCTTTTCTATGGGTGTTGTGTCCATGTCAACCAACAGTTTTGACATCCCAATTATG gtAAATGGTTGTAGTGGGAAAATGGGGAAGGCTGTTATTAAGGCAGCAGACTCTGCAGGACTCCAAATTCTTCCTGTATCTTTTGGCTCACCAGAGGAGTCTGGGATAACTGTCCAAGTATGTGGGAAGGACATTAAGATATATGGCCCTTCTGAAAGAGAAGGTGTTCTTGCATCTATCTGTAATGAACATCCAAACCTGATTGTGGTTGATTACACTGTTCCTGCAGCAGTAAATG GTAATGCGGATCTGTATTGCAAAGTTGGAGTGCCTTTTGTCATGGGAACCACTGGTGGAGACAGGGATCTATTATACAAGACTGTAGAGGACTCAAAAATTTATGCTGTGATCTCTCCACAGATGGGGAAACAG GTTGTTGCATTTCTTGCAGCCATGGAGATTATGGCTGAGCAATTTCCTGGAGCTTTTTCCGGTTATTCCCTTCAG GTGTTGGAGTCTCATCAAGCTGGAAAGTTAGACATATCTGGAACTGCCAAGGCTGTAATTTCTTGCTTCCAGAAATTAGGAGTGTCGTTTGACATGGATAAG GTACAAATGATCCGGGACCCTAGGCAACAGATTGAGATGGTAGGAGTTCCAGAGGAGCATTTGGCTGGTcatgcattccatatgtatcatctCACTTCGCCTGATGAAAC AGTTTCTTTTGAGTTTCAACATAATGTTTGTGGAAGATCCATATATGCAGAGGGTACTGTTGATGCTGTAATTTTCCTGGCTAAGAAG
- the LOC8261694 gene encoding inactive glucose-1-phosphate adenylyltransferase small subunit 2, chloroplastic isoform X1 codes for MVILQLPSSNTVNLPILALGLSHHRHLSNLSSSLPSGKFSVSSSQQQSQSPIPLSYPINQSVAAIVFGDGSESRLYPLTKRRSEGAIPIAANYRLIDAVISNCINSNINKIYAITQFNSTSLNSHLSRAYNGIGLGKEGFVEVIAAYQSPEDQGWFQGTADAMRRCLWVLEEYPVTEFLVLPGHHLYKMDYQKLVEAHRSSQADITIATLNSIREPDPCFGVLKVNSQNEVVEYSLRSEKVRSSRKFDDSAYSKYSSMGIYLVNSETMTKLLDNYFPEANDFGTEVIPAAISAGMKIQAYRFDGYWEDIRNISAFYQANMECIKRSNMGYNFSDRDSPLYTMPRYLPPTTIGDAVITDSVIGDGCILNRCKIKGTVIGMRTRIGDGAIVEDSVIMGSDIYQKDYIQKSGVHGKGMDIPIGIGDDTQIRKAVIDKNARIGRNVMIINKDNVQEGNREANGYIISEGIVVVLQSAVIPDYSIL; via the exons ATGGTGATATTGCAGCTTCCTAGTTCTAACACTGTAAATCTCCCCATTCTTGCATTGGGTCTCAGTCATCACAGGCATTTATCAAACTTATCTTCTTCTCTTCCTTCAGGAAAGTTTTCTGTATCGAGTTCGCAGCAGCAATCTCAATCTCCCATCCCATTATCCTATCCAATAAATCAG AGTGTTGCAGCCATTGTATTCGGGGACGGATCAGAGTCGAGGCTGTATCCATTGACAAAGAGAAGATCAGAAGGAGCAATTCCTATAGCAGCAAATTACAGACTCATTGATGCAGTGATAAGCAACTGCATTAACAGTAACATAAACAAGATATATGCCATCACACAATTCAACTCTACCTCTCTCAATTCTCACCTCTCAAGAGCTTATAATGGAATAGGCCTCGGCAAAGAAGGATTTGTCGAAGTAATTGCAGCTTATCAGAGTCCTGAAGATCAAGGCTGGTTTCAG gGAACTGCTGATGCTATGAGAAGATGTCTGTGGGTATTAGAAGAGTATCCGGTGACGGAGTTCTTAGTCCTTCCTGGTCACCATCTCTACAAAATGGACTATCAGAAACTAGTAGAGGCACATCGGAGTAGCCAGGCTGACATAACCATTGCTACTTTGAATTCTATCAGAGAACCAGACCCATGTTTTGGGGTACTGAAAGTGAATTCACAAAATGAAGTAGTGGAGTATAGTTTGAGATCGGAGAAG GTAAGAAGCTCCAGAAAATTCGATGATTCTGCATACAGTAAGTATTCGAGTATGGGGATCTACCTTGTTAATAGCGAGACTATGACAAAGCTTCTTGACAACTACTTTCCAGAGGCAAATGACTTTGGAACTGAAGTGATACCTGCTGCAATATCTGCTGGAATGAAG ATTCAAGCTTACCGATTCGACGGGTATTGGGAGGACATAAGAAATATTTCAGCATTTTACCAGGCAAACATGGAATGCATCAAGAGATCAAACATGGGATATAA CTTTTCTGATAGAGACTCTCCTCTATACACCATGCCAAGATATCTGCCTCCTACTACTATAGGTGATGCTGTCATAACAGATAGTGTCATTGGAGATGGCTGCATACTCAAT AGGTGCAAGATCAAAGGAACAGTTATTGGAATGAGGACAAGAATTGGAGATGGGGCCATAGTTGAAGACTCAGTGATCATGGGTTCTGATATCTATCAA AAAGACTACATTCAAAAGAGTGGCGTTCATGGAAAGGGCATGGACATTCCAATAGGAATTGGTGATGATACTCAGATAAGGAAAGCTGTGATAGATAAGAATGCAAGGATTGGCAGAAATGTTATG ATCATTAACAAGGACAATGTGCAAGAAGGCAACAGGGAAGCTAATGGCTACATAATCAGTGAAGGAATAGTGGTTGTTCTACAGAGTGCAGTGATCCCAGATTACagcattttataa
- the LOC8261694 gene encoding inactive glucose-1-phosphate adenylyltransferase small subunit 2, chloroplastic isoform X2 → MVILQLPSSNTVNLPILALGLSHHRHLSNLSSSLPSGKFSVSSSQQQSQSPIPLSYPINQSVAAIVFGDGSESRLYPLTKRRSEGAIPIAANYRLIDAVISNCINSNINKIYAITQFNSTSLNSHLSRAYNGIGLGKEGFVEVIAAYQSPEDQGWFQGTADAMRRCLWVLEEYPVTEFLVLPGHHLYKMDYQKLVEAHRSSQADITIATLNSIREPDPCFGVLKVNSQNEVVEYSLRSEKVRSSRKFDDSAYSKYSSMGIYLVNSETMTKLLDNYFPEANDFGTEVIPAAISAGMKIQAYRFDGYWEDIRNISAFYQANMECIKRSNMGYNFSDRDSPLYTMPRYLPPTTIGDAVITDSVIGDGCILNIINKDNVQEGNREANGYIISEGIVVVLQSAVIPDYSIL, encoded by the exons ATGGTGATATTGCAGCTTCCTAGTTCTAACACTGTAAATCTCCCCATTCTTGCATTGGGTCTCAGTCATCACAGGCATTTATCAAACTTATCTTCTTCTCTTCCTTCAGGAAAGTTTTCTGTATCGAGTTCGCAGCAGCAATCTCAATCTCCCATCCCATTATCCTATCCAATAAATCAG AGTGTTGCAGCCATTGTATTCGGGGACGGATCAGAGTCGAGGCTGTATCCATTGACAAAGAGAAGATCAGAAGGAGCAATTCCTATAGCAGCAAATTACAGACTCATTGATGCAGTGATAAGCAACTGCATTAACAGTAACATAAACAAGATATATGCCATCACACAATTCAACTCTACCTCTCTCAATTCTCACCTCTCAAGAGCTTATAATGGAATAGGCCTCGGCAAAGAAGGATTTGTCGAAGTAATTGCAGCTTATCAGAGTCCTGAAGATCAAGGCTGGTTTCAG gGAACTGCTGATGCTATGAGAAGATGTCTGTGGGTATTAGAAGAGTATCCGGTGACGGAGTTCTTAGTCCTTCCTGGTCACCATCTCTACAAAATGGACTATCAGAAACTAGTAGAGGCACATCGGAGTAGCCAGGCTGACATAACCATTGCTACTTTGAATTCTATCAGAGAACCAGACCCATGTTTTGGGGTACTGAAAGTGAATTCACAAAATGAAGTAGTGGAGTATAGTTTGAGATCGGAGAAG GTAAGAAGCTCCAGAAAATTCGATGATTCTGCATACAGTAAGTATTCGAGTATGGGGATCTACCTTGTTAATAGCGAGACTATGACAAAGCTTCTTGACAACTACTTTCCAGAGGCAAATGACTTTGGAACTGAAGTGATACCTGCTGCAATATCTGCTGGAATGAAG ATTCAAGCTTACCGATTCGACGGGTATTGGGAGGACATAAGAAATATTTCAGCATTTTACCAGGCAAACATGGAATGCATCAAGAGATCAAACATGGGATATAA CTTTTCTGATAGAGACTCTCCTCTATACACCATGCCAAGATATCTGCCTCCTACTACTATAGGTGATGCTGTCATAACAGATAGTGTCATTGGAGATGGCTGCATACTCAAT ATCATTAACAAGGACAATGTGCAAGAAGGCAACAGGGAAGCTAATGGCTACATAATCAGTGAAGGAATAGTGGTTGTTCTACAGAGTGCAGTGATCCCAGATTACagcattttataa
- the LOC8261693 gene encoding RAP domain-containing protein, chloroplastic: MKGLLSSFPHQSCLKPFIFNLKSLHNLPVIKLRTGFIQRNLEAGSRPIKCVSLGTDDAISTKSIVGSDNGEEVEDWELEFLGELDPLGYQAPKKRKKQKKSKLLEETDGMDWCLRARKVALKSIEARGLSQNMEDLINVKKKKKKNKKKLVSKSKISKKNKDLEDDSDFDLDDEDVEFEDVADLPGDDSIDLRRTVSSMAGGMFEEKKEKNMEEFVQRLSQFSGPSDRKKEVNLNRAIVEAQTAEEVLEVTADMIIAVGKGLSPSPLSPLNIATALHRIAKNMEKVSMMKTRRLAFARQREMSMLVGIAMTALPECSAQGISNISWALSKIGGELLYLSEMDRVAEVALTKVDEFNSQNVANVAGAFASMQHSASDLFSALSKRASDIIHTFQEQELAQVLWAFASLYEPADSLLESLDIVFKDVNQFHCYTKAETLNYNEVDSMKGSGDLDREEVSGPPVLKFNRDQLGNIAWSYAVFGQVNRTFFSNIWRTLSNSEEQRISEQYREDIMFASQAHLVNQCLKLEHPHYQLALGGDLEEKIARAGKTKRFNQKITSSFQKEVARLLVSTGLDWVREYVVDGYTLDAVVVDKKIALEIDGPTHFSRNTGVPLGHTMLKRRYISAAGWKVVSLSHQEWEELQGSFEQLDYLREILKVHLGDSNNIDG, translated from the exons ATGAAAGGGTTATTAAGTTCTTTCCCTCACCAAAGTTGCTTAAAACccttcattttcaatcttaaATCACTTCATAATCTTCCAGTGATTAAATTAAGAACTGGGTTTATTCAAAGAAATCTCGAAGCGGGTTCTAGACCAATAAAGTGTGTTTCTTTGGGTACAGATGATGCTATTAGTACTAAAAGTATTGTGGGTAGTGATAATGGTGAGGAAGTAGAGGATTGGGAATTAGAATTTCTTGGGGAGCTTGACCCTCTGGGCTACCAAGCACccaagaagaggaaaaaacaaaaaaagtctAAGTTGCTTGAAGAAACTGATGGTATGGATTGGTGTTTGAGGGCAAGGAAGGTTGCTCTTAAATCGATTGAAGCTAGGGGATTGAGTCAAAACATGGAAGATTTGATTAAtgtaaagaagaagaagaaaaagaacaagaaaaagttGGTTAGCAAGAGCAAGAttagtaagaaaaataaggacTTGGAAGATGATTCtgattttgatttggatgatgAAGATGTTGAATTTGAAGATGTGGCAGATTTGCCTGGCGATGATAGCATTGACCTTAGAAGGACAGTGAGTTCGATGGCAGGTGGTATGTTTGaagagaagaaggaaaagaatatGGAAGAGTTTGTTCAGAGGCTGTCACAATTCTCGGGACCTTCTGATCGTAAGAAGGAGGTCAATTTGAATAGGGCAATCGTGGAAGCTCAGACTGCAGAGGAAGTTTTGGAGGTTACTGCTGATATGATAATAGCTGTTGGAAAGGGGTTGAGCCCTTCACCTCTGTCCCCTTTGAATATTGCCACTGCCCTTCATcgaattgctaagaacatggAGAAGGTTTCCATGATGAAAACTCGTAGGCTGGCATTCGCACGACAAAGGGAGATGTCAATGTTAGTGGGTATTGCAATGACAGCATTGCCAGAATGCTCAGCTCAAGGTATCTCAAATATTTCGTGGGCATTGTCTAAGATAGGAGGGGAGCTGCTTTACTTGTCAGAAATGGATAGAGTTGCTGAGGTGGCTTTGACCAAGGTAGATGAGTTTAACTCTCAGAATGTTGCTAATGTTGCTGGTGCTTTTGCTTCAATGCAGCACTCTGCTAGCGACCTCTTTTCAGCGTTATCAAAAAGGGCATCAGATATAATTCACACTTTCCAAGAGCAGGAACTTGCTCAGGTTTTATGGGCTTTTGCTTCCCTATATGAGCCAGCTGACTCTTTGCTCGAGTCTTTGGATATTGTTTTCAAGGATGTAAACCAGTTTCATTGCTACACAAAGGCGGAAACATTGAACTACAATGAAGTGGACAGCATGAAAGGCAGTGGAGATCTTGATAGAGAGGAAGTTTCAGGCCCTCCAGTACTCAAATTTAATAGAGATCAGCTTGGAAATATAGCATGGTCATATGCTGTTTTTGGACAAGTGAACCGGacattcttttctaatatttggaGAACCCTGAGCAATTCTGAAGAGCAAAGGATTTCAGAGCAGTATAGGGAGGATATAATGTTTGCTTCTCAGGCTCATCTTGTAAATCAATGTCTGAAGCTTGAGCACCCACATTATCAGTTGGCTCTTGGAGGTGATCTCGAGGAAAAAATTGCTCGTGCTGGGAAAACTAAACGGTTCAATCAGAAAATCACTTCATCATTTCAGAAGGAAGTCGCTCGTCTTCTCGTCAGCACTGGTCTTGATTGGGTGAGAGAATATGTAGTGGATGGATATACTCTGGATGCTGTTGTAGTTGATAAGAAGATTGCTTTAGAGATTGATGGACCGACACATTTCTCAAGAAATACAG GCGTACCCTTAGGGCATACTATGCTAAAACGCCGGTACATTTCTGCTGCTGGTTGGAAAGTTGTATCATTGTCTCATCAAGAG TGGGAAGAGCTTCAAGGCAGTTTTGAGCAGCTAGACTACCTAAGAGAAATTCTCAAAGTCCATCTAGGTGATAGCAATAACATTGATGGATAA
- the LOC8261701 gene encoding uncharacterized protein LOC8261701 isoform X2, with protein sequence MASSDKPEVVDRDVKDKDDKDEEKGGFIDKVKDFIHDIGEKIEEAIGFGKPTADVTGVHIPSINLEKADIVVDVLIKNPNPVPIPLVDINYLIESDGRKLISGLIPDAGTIRAHGEETVKIPVTLIYDDIKNTYDDIQPGSIIPYRIKVDLIIDVPVFGRLTLPLEKTGEIPIPYKPDIDLEKIHFERFSFEETAAVLHVKLENMNDFDLGLNGLDYEVWLSDVSIGGAELAESTKIEKKGISYIDIPITFRPKDFGSALWDMIRGKGTGYTMKGHINVDTPFGAMKLPISKEGGTTRLKKNKEDGGDDDDED encoded by the exons ATGGCATCTTCTGATAAGCCTGAAGTTGTTGATAGAGATGTCAAGGATAAAGATGACAAGGATGAAGAGAAGGGTGGATTTATTGACAAAGTTAAGGACTTCATTCATGACATTGGCGAAAAGATTGAGGAAGCAATTGGTTTCGGGAAGCCAACTGCAGATGTCACAGGGGTTCACATTCCTTCAATCAATCTAGAGAAGGCAGATATTGTTGTTGATGTGCTTATTAAGAACCCCAACCCTGTTCCAATCCCTCTTGTTGACATCAACTACTTAATCGAGAGTGATGGTCGGAAACTTATTTCTGGATTAATCCCTGATGCAGGAACTATTCGTGCACATGGTGAAGAGACTGTTAAAATACCAGTTACTTTGATTTATGATGACATTAAAAACACATATGATGATATTCAGCCTGGAAGCATCATTCCTTACAGGATCAAGGTTGATCTTATTATAGACGTCCCAGTTTTTGGAAGGCTAACTCTTCCCCTTGAGAAAACTGGAGAGATTCCAATCCCTTACAAGCCTGATATTGATCTTGAAAAAATACACTTTGAGAGATTCTCCTTTGAAGAAACTGCTGCAGTGCTTCATGTGAAGTTAGAAAACATGAATGATTTTGACTTGGGCCTCAATGGATTAGACTATGAAGTCTGGCTATCTGATGTGAGCATTGGGGGTGCAGAACTGGCTGAATCTactaaaattgagaaaaaaggGATAAGTTATATTGACATTCCCATCACCTTCAGGCCTAAGGACTTTGGTTCTGCGCTTTGGGACATGATTAGAGGAAAAGGCACTGGTTACACTATGAAAGGGCATATTAATGTGGATACACCATTTGGAGCAATGAAGTTGCCCATAAGCAAGGAGGGCGGCACAACTCGCCTCAAGAAGAACAAGGAAGATggtggtgatgatgatgatgag GATTAG
- the LOC8261701 gene encoding uncharacterized protein LOC8261701 isoform X1, producing the protein MASSDKPEVVDRDVKDKDDKDEEKGGFIDKVKDFIHDIGEKIEEAIGFGKPTADVTGVHIPSINLEKADIVVDVLIKNPNPVPIPLVDINYLIESDGRKLISGLIPDAGTIRAHGEETVKIPVTLIYDDIKNTYDDIQPGSIIPYRIKVDLIIDVPVFGRLTLPLEKTGEIPIPYKPDIDLEKIHFERFSFEETAAVLHVKLENMNDFDLGLNGLDYEVWLSDVSIGGAELAESTKIEKKGISYIDIPITFRPKDFGSALWDMIRGKGTGYTMKGHINVDTPFGAMKLPISKEGGTTRLKKNKEDGGDDDDEFVGDV; encoded by the exons ATGGCATCTTCTGATAAGCCTGAAGTTGTTGATAGAGATGTCAAGGATAAAGATGACAAGGATGAAGAGAAGGGTGGATTTATTGACAAAGTTAAGGACTTCATTCATGACATTGGCGAAAAGATTGAGGAAGCAATTGGTTTCGGGAAGCCAACTGCAGATGTCACAGGGGTTCACATTCCTTCAATCAATCTAGAGAAGGCAGATATTGTTGTTGATGTGCTTATTAAGAACCCCAACCCTGTTCCAATCCCTCTTGTTGACATCAACTACTTAATCGAGAGTGATGGTCGGAAACTTATTTCTGGATTAATCCCTGATGCAGGAACTATTCGTGCACATGGTGAAGAGACTGTTAAAATACCAGTTACTTTGATTTATGATGACATTAAAAACACATATGATGATATTCAGCCTGGAAGCATCATTCCTTACAGGATCAAGGTTGATCTTATTATAGACGTCCCAGTTTTTGGAAGGCTAACTCTTCCCCTTGAGAAAACTGGAGAGATTCCAATCCCTTACAAGCCTGATATTGATCTTGAAAAAATACACTTTGAGAGATTCTCCTTTGAAGAAACTGCTGCAGTGCTTCATGTGAAGTTAGAAAACATGAATGATTTTGACTTGGGCCTCAATGGATTAGACTATGAAGTCTGGCTATCTGATGTGAGCATTGGGGGTGCAGAACTGGCTGAATCTactaaaattgagaaaaaaggGATAAGTTATATTGACATTCCCATCACCTTCAGGCCTAAGGACTTTGGTTCTGCGCTTTGGGACATGATTAGAGGAAAAGGCACTGGTTACACTATGAAAGGGCATATTAATGTGGATACACCATTTGGAGCAATGAAGTTGCCCATAAGCAAGGAGGGCGGCACAACTCGCCTCAAGAAGAACAAGGAAGATggtggtgatgatgatgatgag TTTGTTGGGGATGTTTGA
- the LOC8261685 gene encoding protein AUXIN-REGULATED GENE INVOLVED IN ORGAN SIZE codes for MSFEHSETDSRFSRSSIIHLQDHYSSNVMDVRARKMGTSTTPAQAPPPFRVEKKKMEYQRSLSQGSSGRRLFPASYFSLESLLLLICLTASLLILPLILPPLPPPPFLLLLLPIGILAVLMILAFMPANARDITYTYV; via the coding sequence ATGAGTTTTGAACATTCTGAAACAGATTCAAGATTTTCAAGGAGTAGTATAATCCATCTGCAAGATCATTATTCGAGCAACGTTATGGATGTAAGAGCAAGAAAGATGGGCACTAGTACTACACCAGCACAAGCACCACCTCCTTTTAGagttgagaaaaagaaaatggagtaTCAAAGATCACTCTCACAAGGAAGTAGTGGAAGAAGATTGTTCCCTGCAAGCTATTTCAGCTTGGAGTCATTGCTTCTGCTAATATGTTTAACAGCATCTTTGTTGATCTTGCCATTGATACTACCACCATTGCCACCACCACCTTTCTTGTTGCTTCTGCTTCCTATAGGAATCCTGGCAGTCCTTATGATCTTAGCTTTCATGCCTGCCAATGCAAGAGATATAACCTATACATATGTGTAA